In one Alnus glutinosa chromosome 14, dhAlnGlut1.1, whole genome shotgun sequence genomic region, the following are encoded:
- the LOC133857201 gene encoding cytochrome P450 71AU50-like, with translation MPTMAWTWTIAALVTLAFLLREWAWKRSSNKKKLPPGPRGFPIFGNLHMLGELPHRDLHRLAQKHGPIMYLRLGMVPGIVVSSPQAAEQFLKAHDLVFASRPPLEAAKYISYEQKNLSMSPYGSYWRNIRKMCTLELLSNHKINSFKSMRKEELGLLIEFIREAAHDCVAVDLSAKGSSLSADMSCRMVFGKKYMDKDLDEKGFKAVMHEAMQLGATPNLGDYIPYLAALDPQGLTRRMKAVSKIFDDFFEKIIDEHVQSKDETKTKDFVDVMLSFIGSEESEYRIERSNIKAIILDMLGGSMGTSAAVIEWALSELMKHPPIMKKVQKELKDVVGLERMVEESDLDSLEYLDMVLKETFRLHPISPLLLPHEAMVDCTVNGFHIPQKSKVIINIWAIGRDPSVWSDAEKFFPERFVGSDIDVRGRDFQLIPFGSGRRGCPGMQLGLTVVRLVVAQLVHCFDWELPDNMLPNELDMTEECGVTTPRAKHLHAIPTYRLCK, from the exons ATGCCCACCATGGCTTGGACATGGACCATTGCCGCACTGGTGACGCTTGCTTTTCTCCTGCGAGAATGGGCATGGAAAAGAAGTAGCAACAAGAAGAAATTACCTCCTGGTCCAAGAGGGTTCCCTATCTTTGGGAACCTTCACATGTTAGGGGAATTACCTCATCGCGATCTGCATCGACTTGCCCAAAAACATGGCCCCATCATGTACTTGCGCTTGGGCATGGTGCCTGGCATCGTTGTCTCATCGCCTCAGGCTGCTGAGCAGTTCCTTAAAGCACACGACCTCGTGTTTGCTAGTAGACCACCTCTTGAGGCCGCAAAGTACATCTCTTATGAGCAAAAGAACTTGTCCATGTCTCCATATGGCTCTTATTGGCGAAACATACGTAAGATGTGCACTCTCGAATTGCTTAGCAACCATAAAATCAATTCTTTCAAATCCATGAGAAAAGAAGAGCTTGGCCTATTGATAGAGTTTATTCGAGAGGCAGCCCATGATTGTGTTGCTGTTGATCTGAGTGCCAAGGGTTCATCTCTCAGCGCAGATATGAGTTGCCGTATGGTGTTTGGGAAGAAGTACATGGACAAGGATCTTGATGAGAAGGGATTCAAGGCTGTAATGCACGAAGCCATGCAGCTGGGAGCAACTCCCAACCTTGGAGATTATATTCCTTACCTTGCGGCCCTTGACCCGCAGGGGCTGACACGACGAATGAAGGCTGTTAGTAAGATCTTTGATGACTTTTTTGAGAAGATCATCGATGAGCATGTCCAATCCAAGGACGAAACTAAGACCAAGGACTTCGTTGATGTCATGTTGAGCTTCATTGGATCTGAAGAATCTGAGTACCGTATTGAACGCTCCAATATCAAAGCCATCATTTTG GACATGCTTGGAGGCTCAATGGGCACGTCAGCAGCGGTAATTGAGTGGGCACTGTCAGAACTAATGAAGCATCCGCCGATAATGAAGAAAGTTCAAAAAGAGCTGAAAGATGTGGTGGGCTTGGAGAGGATGGTGGAGGAATCGGACTTGGATAGCTTGGAGTACTTGGACATGGTTTTGAAGGAAACCTTCAGGCTACATCCAATATCACCGTTGTTGCTACCTCATGAGGCCATGGTAGATTGTACTGTCAATGGTTTCCACATACCCCAGAAGTCTAAAGTGATAATAAACATATGGGCAATTGGGCGAGACCCAAGTGTTTGGAGTGATGCAGAGAAGTTCTTCCCAGAGAGATTTGTTGGGAGTGATATAGATGTCCGGGGACGTGACTTCCAACTTATCCCATTTGGGTCCGGTAGAAGAGGCTGCCCGGGGATGCAATTGGGCCTAACTGTGGTTCGGCTAGTGGTAGCACAACTAGTCCATTGCTTTGATTGGGAACTTCCTGATAACATGCTGCCAAATGAGTTGGATATGACTGAGGAGTGTGGTGTCACAACACCAAGAGCCAAGCATCTACATGCAATTCCTACCTATCGCCTATGCAAATGA